A genome region from Triticum aestivum cultivar Chinese Spring chromosome 2B, IWGSC CS RefSeq v2.1, whole genome shotgun sequence includes the following:
- the LOC123045578 gene encoding ATP synthase subunit beta, chloroplastic has product MRTNPTTSPPGASTIEEKSTGRIDQIIGPVLDVTFPPGKLPYIYNALVVQSRDTDDKQINVTCEVQQLLGNNRVRAVAMSATDGLMRGMEVIDTGAPLSVPVGGATLGRIFNVLGEPVDNLGPVDSSATFPIHRSAPAFIELDTKLSIFETGIKVVDLLAPYRRGGKIGLFGGAGVGKTVLIMELINNIAKAHGGVSVFGGVGERTREGNDLYMEMKESGVINEKNIEESKVALVYGQMNEPPGARMRVGLTALTMAEYFRDVNKQDVLLFIDNIFRFVQAGSEVSALLGRMPSAVGYQPTLSTEMGSLQERIASTKKGSITSIQAVYVPADDLTDPAPATTFAHLDATTVLSRGLASKGIYPAVDPLDSTSTMLQPRIVGNEHYETAQRVKETLQRYKELQDIIAILGLDELSEEDRLTVARARKIERFLSQPFFVAEVFTGSPGKYVALAETIRGFQLILSGELDGLPEQAFYLVGNIDEASTKAITLEEENKSQK; this is encoded by the coding sequence ATGAGAACCAATCCTACTACTTCTCCTCCCGGGGCTTCCACAATTGAAGAAAAAAGTACAGgtcgtatcgatcaaattattggaCCCGTGCTGGATGTCACTTTTCCCCCAGGCAAGTTACCTTATATTTATAACGCTTTGGTAGTCCAGAGTAGAGACACTGACGATAAGCAAATTAATGTGACTTGTGAGGTACAACAATTATTAGGAAATAATCGAGTTAGAGCTGTAGCTATGAGTGCTACGGACGGGTTGATGAGAGGAATGGAAGTGATTGACACGGGAGCTCCTCTCAGTGTTCCGGTCGGTGGAGCTACTCTTGGACGAATTTTCAACGTTCTTGGGGAGCCTGTTGACAATTTGGGTCCTGTAGATAGTAGTGCAACGTTCCCTATTCATAGATCTGCGCCTGCCTTTATCGAGTTAGATACGAAATTATCCATCTTTGAAACAGGTATTAAGGTCGTCGATCTTTTAGCTCCTTATCGACGTGGaggaaaaataggactatttgggGGGGCTGGAGTAGGTAAAACAGTACTGATCATGGAATTAATCAATAACATTGCTAAAGCTCATGGGGGCGTATCCGTATTCGGTGGAGTAGGGGAACGGACTCGTGAAGGAAATGATCTTTATATGGAAATGAAGGAATCCGGAGTAATTAATGAAAAAAATATTGAGGAATCAAAGGTAGCTCTAGTCTATGGCCAAATGAATGAACCACCGGGAGCTCGTATGAGAGTTGGTTTAACTGCCCTAACTATGGCGGAATATTTCCGAGATGTTAATAAGCAAGACGTGCTTTTATTTATCGATAATATCTTTCGTTTTGTTCAAGCAGGATCAGAGGTATCCGCTTTATTAGGGAGAATGCCCTCCGCAGTGGGTTATCAACCTACTCTTAGTACAGAAATGGGTTCTTTGCAAGAAAGAATTGCTTCTACTAAAAAGGGATCTATAACTTCGATTCAAGCAGTTTATGTACCTGCAGACGATTTGACCGACCCTGCCCCTGCCACAACATTTGCACATTTGGATGCTACTACCGTACTTTCCAGAGGATTAGCTTCCAAGGGTATTTATCCAGCAGTAGATCCTTTAGATTCAACCTCGACTATGTTACAGCCTCGGATCGTTGGCAACGAACATTATGAAACTGCGCAAAGAGTTAAGGAAACTTTACAACGTTACAAAGAACTTCAGGACATTATTGCAATTCTTGGCTTGGATGAATTATCGGAAGAGGATCGTTTAACTGTAGCAAGAGCAAGAAAAATTGAGCGTTTCTTATCACAACCGTTCTTTGTGGCAGAAGTTTTTACTGGTTCTCCAGGAAAGTATGTTGCTCTTGCGGAAACTATTAGGGGATTTCAACTAATCCTTTCCGGAGAATTAGACGGCCTACCTGAACAGGCTTTTTATTTGGTGGGTAACATCGATGAAGCTAGCACGAAAGCTATAACCTTAGAAGAGGAGAACAAATCGCAGAAATGA